A stretch of the Streptomyces sp. NBC_00078 genome encodes the following:
- a CDS encoding ABC transporter permease — MLNTFASRSLIKLELARALRNRKFLFFSVIYPSVIFLLASSQTGTVDGTGLSVAAYVMVSMASFGALTAVLMGNSERIAKERESGWVRQLRLTTLPGSGYVLAKTASAAVVSLPSIVVVFVVAAAVKDVRLDAWQWLALTGAIWAGSLVFAALGVAIGYLASGDAVRPITMIIYFGLSILGGLWFPSTSFPAWLQDIARWLPTHAYAALGRAIEQSQAPHAQDIAILVAFFLLFAGGAAWLYRKDTLKA, encoded by the coding sequence ATGCTGAATACATTTGCTTCGCGGAGCCTGATCAAGCTGGAACTGGCGCGCGCCCTGCGCAACCGCAAGTTCCTGTTCTTCTCGGTGATCTACCCGTCGGTCATCTTCCTGCTGGCCTCCAGCCAGACGGGCACCGTCGACGGCACCGGCCTGAGCGTCGCGGCGTACGTCATGGTGTCCATGGCCTCCTTCGGCGCCCTGACGGCGGTCCTCATGGGCAACAGCGAGCGCATCGCCAAGGAGCGCGAGAGCGGCTGGGTACGGCAGCTGCGGCTGACCACGCTGCCGGGGAGCGGCTACGTCCTCGCCAAGACCGCCAGTGCCGCCGTCGTCAGCCTGCCGTCCATCGTGGTCGTCTTCGTGGTCGCCGCGGCCGTCAAGGACGTACGCCTGGACGCCTGGCAGTGGCTCGCCCTCACCGGCGCGATCTGGGCCGGCAGCCTGGTCTTCGCCGCACTCGGCGTCGCCATCGGCTACCTCGCCTCCGGGGACGCGGTCCGCCCGATCACGATGATCATCTACTTCGGTCTGTCGATCCTCGGCGGCCTCTGGTTCCCCTCCACCAGCTTCCCGGCCTGGCTGCAGGACATCGCCAGGTGGCTGCCCACGCACGCGTACGCTGCCCTGGGGCGCGCCATCGAACAGAGTCAGGCCCCGCACGCCCAGGACATCGCCATCCTCGTCGCCTTCTTCCTGCTCTTCGCGGGAGGCGCGGCCTGGCTGTACCGGAAGGACACGCTGAAGGCGTGA
- a CDS encoding sensor histidine kinase yields MTDDGLPDELRAENTIRIGQEPRNGGEALRKMVWILPWLIFLGAPMQDLASGRHTPAATAAGWVALATFTGLYLTLVFRNMGRPCSGRTVGVFVGLLGTLAIVLGLTLGYPWIGLFVYVSVTCGATLPMPVTYWGIGLNALAMLLVGLRNGKFDWSLLMVVVLLGFAMTGVKQLVRTTVELRKARATVAQLAANEERLRLARDLHDLLGHSLSLITLKSELAGRMLPGDPGKAAQQVADIEQVSRQALVDVREAVTGYRRPRLSGELAGAQVALAAAGITADVPAEPDLAGVPEESESALAWALREAITNVVRHSGAGRCTVEVLRRQTLDGQTLELSVEDNGSGGSGKEPGNGLTGLTERLEKAGGSLEAGRTKHGFRLVARVPAGSPPAVGSGA; encoded by the coding sequence ATGACGGACGACGGGCTGCCCGACGAACTGCGGGCCGAGAACACGATCAGGATCGGCCAGGAGCCCCGCAACGGCGGCGAGGCGCTGCGCAAGATGGTCTGGATCCTGCCCTGGCTGATCTTCCTCGGGGCGCCCATGCAGGACCTGGCCTCCGGCCGCCACACCCCCGCCGCGACCGCGGCCGGCTGGGTGGCCCTGGCGACCTTCACCGGCCTCTATCTGACGCTGGTCTTCCGGAACATGGGCCGCCCGTGCTCGGGCCGGACCGTCGGCGTCTTCGTCGGCCTGCTCGGCACGCTCGCGATCGTCCTGGGCCTCACTCTCGGCTACCCGTGGATCGGCCTATTCGTCTACGTCTCCGTCACCTGCGGCGCCACACTGCCGATGCCGGTGACGTACTGGGGGATCGGGCTGAACGCCCTGGCGATGCTCCTGGTGGGCCTGCGCAACGGCAAGTTCGACTGGAGCCTGCTGATGGTGGTGGTGCTCCTCGGCTTCGCGATGACGGGCGTGAAGCAACTGGTGCGCACCACCGTCGAGTTGCGCAAGGCCCGCGCCACGGTCGCTCAACTGGCCGCCAACGAGGAGCGGTTGCGCCTGGCCCGTGACCTCCATGACCTGCTCGGCCACTCCCTGTCGCTGATCACGCTGAAGAGCGAGCTGGCGGGCCGTATGCTCCCCGGCGACCCCGGCAAGGCGGCCCAGCAGGTCGCCGACATCGAACAGGTCAGCCGCCAGGCCCTGGTGGACGTCCGCGAGGCGGTCACCGGCTACCGCCGCCCCCGGCTGTCCGGGGAACTCGCGGGCGCCCAGGTCGCCCTGGCGGCGGCCGGCATCACTGCCGACGTGCCCGCCGAACCGGACCTGGCCGGCGTCCCCGAGGAGAGCGAGTCGGCCCTGGCCTGGGCGCTGCGCGAGGCGATCACCAACGTGGTGCGCCACAGCGGTGCCGGACGGTGCACGGTGGAGGTGCTCAGGCGGCAGACCCTGGACGGGCAGACGCTCGAACTCTCCGTCGAGGACAACGGCTCCGGCGGCTCGGGCAAGGAGCCGGGCAACGGCCTGACCGGCCTGACCGAGCGTCTGGAGAAAGCGGGCGGAAGCCTGGAGGCGGGGCGTACGAAGCACGGGTTCCGGCTGGTCGCCCGCGTCCCCGCGGGCTCGCCGCCGGCCGTAGGATCCGGTGCATGA
- a CDS encoding response regulator transcription factor has product MSPTIKVLLAEDQSMVREALAALLGLEDDIEVVAQVARGDEVVAAAREHEVDVALLDIEMPGCTGIEAAALVHKELPAVKLVVLTTFGRPGYLRSAMEAGADAFLVKDAPAAQLAQAVRKVLAGERVIDPTLAAAALAGGANPLTDREREILRAAAGGSTNAELAKALHLSQGTVRNYLSTAIQKLAVRNRAEAVRIAREKGWL; this is encoded by the coding sequence ATGAGCCCTACGATCAAGGTTCTGCTCGCCGAGGACCAGTCGATGGTCCGCGAGGCGCTGGCGGCCCTCCTCGGTCTTGAGGACGACATCGAGGTCGTCGCCCAAGTGGCGCGCGGCGACGAGGTGGTGGCGGCCGCCCGCGAGCACGAGGTGGATGTGGCCCTCCTCGACATCGAGATGCCGGGCTGCACCGGCATCGAGGCGGCGGCCCTGGTCCACAAGGAACTCCCGGCGGTGAAGCTGGTCGTCCTCACCACCTTCGGCCGCCCCGGCTACCTCCGCAGCGCCATGGAAGCGGGCGCCGACGCCTTCCTGGTCAAGGACGCCCCGGCCGCCCAACTGGCGCAGGCGGTACGCAAGGTACTGGCGGGAGAACGGGTCATCGACCCCACTCTCGCCGCCGCGGCCCTGGCAGGGGGCGCGAACCCCCTGACCGACCGCGAACGGGAGATCCTGCGCGCGGCGGCCGGCGGTTCCACGAACGCGGAACTGGCGAAGGCCCTTCATCTGTCGCAGGGCACGGTCCGCAACTACCTTTCGACGGCGATCCAGAAACTGGCCGTACGCAACAGGGCCGAGGCGGTGCGGATCGCGAGGGAAAAGGGCTGGCTGTAA
- a CDS encoding transglutaminase-like domain-containing protein produces the protein MRPPYPPPPERSAELRRRFAEEARSERPDLSTLCLLVGAAADGALDEAGMDAAQVELDRLAGQLPFRPGGSLSWATALHHLLGVQHGFRGSPADYQRLESSLLHQVLRRRRGLPILLSVVWMEAARRAGAPVYGVALPGHFVVGFGPAEEQVLVDPFDGGRVLGGGDAELLVAGATGAPLDPSMLVPATPLEVVSRILNNVRAWAAARPERSDVGLWAVELALLVPSHPARLRYERAQLLVQRGDFVDGAVELEEYAELIRVVDEGAAERVRGQARAARALLN, from the coding sequence ATGCGTCCCCCATACCCACCCCCGCCCGAGCGGTCCGCCGAACTGCGGCGGCGGTTCGCCGAGGAAGCACGTTCCGAGCGGCCCGACCTGTCCACGCTGTGCCTGCTGGTGGGGGCCGCGGCGGACGGGGCGCTGGACGAGGCGGGCATGGACGCCGCGCAGGTGGAGCTGGACCGGCTGGCGGGGCAGCTGCCGTTCCGGCCGGGCGGGTCGCTGTCCTGGGCGACGGCGCTGCACCACCTGCTGGGCGTCCAGCACGGCTTCCGCGGCTCCCCCGCCGACTACCAGCGCCTGGAGTCGTCCCTGCTGCACCAGGTGCTGCGGCGGCGCCGCGGGCTGCCGATCCTGCTGTCGGTGGTGTGGATGGAGGCCGCGCGGCGGGCGGGCGCGCCGGTGTACGGGGTCGCGCTGCCCGGGCACTTCGTCGTCGGTTTCGGGCCTGCGGAGGAACAGGTGCTCGTCGATCCGTTCGACGGGGGGCGGGTGCTCGGCGGGGGCGACGCGGAGTTGCTGGTGGCCGGGGCCACGGGGGCGCCGTTGGATCCGTCGATGCTGGTGCCCGCGACGCCTTTGGAGGTGGTGTCGCGCATCCTGAACAACGTCCGTGCGTGGGCTGCCGCGCGGCCCGAGCGGTCGGACGTGGGGTTGTGGGCGGTGGAGCTGGCGCTGCTGGTGCCCTCGCATCCGGCGCGGCTGCGGTACGAGCGGGCCCAGTTGCTCGTACAGCGGGGGGACTTCGTCGACGGTGCGGTGGAGCTGGAGGAGTACGCGGAGTTGATCAGGGTGGTCGACGAAGGGGCCGCGGAGCGGGTGCGGGGGCAGGCGCGAGCGGCTCGGGCACTGCTCAACTGA
- a CDS encoding GNAT family N-acetyltransferase, which produces MEISAGGRLEVRITAADVGKRVSVRRLTDAGVPEEKFTDTVGVLTSWDDGVLLITRKSGESVRILESSLVAGKVVPAAPARRRGPAASYEELARVAARAWQPVESERLGGWELRAAVQNVPRDGGPPRLSAPGERPRGAAAGRQAGFTRRANSVLPLGDPGVPLDEALSAVRQWYGDRGLPAYVQTATGAEGTQELLCAELERRGWVREVTAELWTGALAPVADRAEGAGVVLTREADEAWLARYQRKGVSEVALKVLGSGPSVWFATVPGAGAPAAIGRCVVDGRWASFAAVEVDPAMRRRGLASTVMAALARRALDEGASAAWLQVEEDNAGARALYAGLGFAAHHTYHHYREPAAPGGGQ; this is translated from the coding sequence GTGGAAATCTCGGCCGGCGGACGTCTTGAGGTTCGTATCACCGCTGCTGACGTGGGGAAACGAGTCTCCGTGCGGCGCTTGACCGACGCCGGAGTCCCGGAAGAGAAGTTCACCGACACGGTGGGTGTTCTCACATCATGGGACGACGGTGTGCTGCTGATCACACGTAAGAGCGGCGAGAGCGTCCGGATTCTGGAGTCCTCGCTGGTCGCGGGGAAGGTCGTGCCCGCGGCGCCCGCCCGGCGCAGGGGCCCAGCCGCCTCGTACGAGGAACTCGCCCGCGTCGCCGCGCGCGCGTGGCAGCCGGTCGAGAGCGAGCGGCTCGGCGGGTGGGAACTGCGGGCCGCAGTCCAGAACGTGCCGCGCGATGGGGGTCCCCCCAGGCTTTCGGCACCGGGGGAGCGTCCGCGGGGGGCGGCGGCCGGGCGACAGGCGGGCTTCACCCGGCGGGCCAATTCCGTGCTGCCGCTGGGCGACCCCGGTGTGCCGCTCGACGAGGCGCTGAGCGCCGTACGGCAGTGGTACGGCGACCGTGGGCTGCCCGCGTACGTCCAGACCGCGACCGGCGCCGAGGGCACGCAGGAGCTGCTGTGCGCGGAACTGGAGCGGCGCGGGTGGGTGCGCGAGGTGACCGCCGAGTTGTGGACCGGGGCGCTGGCGCCGGTCGCCGACCGGGCGGAGGGCGCGGGCGTGGTGCTGACCCGGGAGGCCGACGAGGCGTGGCTTGCGCGCTACCAGCGCAAGGGCGTGAGCGAGGTGGCGCTGAAGGTGCTCGGGAGCGGGCCGTCCGTGTGGTTCGCGACGGTTCCCGGTGCCGGGGCCCCTGCCGCGATCGGCCGGTGTGTCGTGGACGGGCGGTGGGCGTCCTTCGCGGCCGTCGAGGTGGACCCGGCGATGCGGCGGCGCGGGCTGGCGAGCACCGTGATGGCCGCGCTGGCCCGGCGGGCCCTGGACGAGGGCGCCTCGGCCGCCTGGCTGCAGGTCGAGGAGGACAACGCGGGCGCGCGGGCGCTGTACGCCGGCCTGGGCTTCGCCGCGCACCACACGTACCACCACTACCGGGAGCCGGCGGCTCCCGGCGGCGGCCAGTAG
- the fdxA gene encoding ferredoxin — protein sequence MTYVIAQPCVDLKDKACIEECPVDCIYEGQRSLYIHPDECVDCGACEPVCPVEAIFYEDDTPEEWKDYYKANVEFFDELGSPGGASKLGLIERDHPFIAALPPQAE from the coding sequence GTGACCTACGTCATCGCGCAGCCTTGTGTCGACTTGAAGGACAAGGCGTGCATCGAAGAGTGCCCGGTCGACTGCATCTACGAGGGCCAGCGGTCCTTGTACATCCACCCGGACGAATGCGTCGACTGTGGGGCCTGTGAGCCGGTCTGCCCGGTGGAGGCCATCTTCTACGAGGACGACACTCCGGAGGAGTGGAAGGACTACTACAAGGCGAACGTCGAGTTCTTCGACGAACTCGGCTCCCCCGGCGGTGCCAGCAAGCTGGGCCTGATCGAGCGGGACCACCCCTTCATCGCCGCACTGCCGCCGCAGGCCGAGTAA